The following DNA comes from Nocardioides sp. JQ2195.
TGAGGAAGGTGATCTCGGGCATGGTCAGTGATCGGTTGGTGCCGGACTTCCGGGGCACCAGAGTGCCCTCCGTCAGGCCCAACAGGTGCTCGAACGATCGCAGCAACCCCTGTCGATCGGAGTCGTCCACCACGACCACGGTGATCCGCTCGGGCCCCACGACGGATGCCCACCGCTCGATCAGCCGGGCATGGTCGTGGCGCCGCCAGAAGGTCGGAGTGATCTGCCGGGACTCCGGATGGTCGAGGATCGCGCGCAACCAGCCCACGTAGCCGAGGTCGTCGTCATACTGGACGCCCGGCCGGTTCTGCATGTACTGCTGCCACTGTGAGGCGACGATGCGCACCAGCGGTCGCAGGGTGACCACGACCTGGACGCGCTCCGCCCCCAGGGCCTCGAGGATGTGGCTGATCCGTTCCGCGGGGGCGTCGGAGTAGAACTCGCTGCTGACCACGATCTGACGAGCTGTGCTGGCACGCACCTCGTCGACGAGGTTGCTCCACTTCCGTTCGCCGGATTCCGGGCCCTGCGTCGACAGGTGCTTGCCGGTCGCGGCAGCCATGGCCGCGGTCATGGAGTGTGCCTTCGGCCCGGCGTAGTGCACGCCTTGGGCGGCCAGCCCTTCCCTGGCCTCGTGCATGGCCCCCTGCAGGGTGGTGGTGCCGGTCTTGTGCGGGCCGATGTGCAGGACCACGCTGTCGTCAGGAAACCTCATGGGCGCGCGCCTCGTCGCCCGCGCAGCGCCTGCCGCAGCAGGGTTCGGCCGCTCGCCGCCTCGATGCCGTCACGCGCCTTGCGCCGTTGGCGCAACAGACTGTCGAGGCGCAGGAGCTCCTTCTCCTCAGCAGTGAGCTCGCCGACGGACGTGCCGATCCTGGTGAACTCGTCGATCACTCCGAGGGCCAGGCTCGCACCGTCGGCAGCCGGGATGCTCGCACCGTCGTCGGAGATGCCACGGCCCCGGGCCGATGCCTCGAGGCCTCGTCTCAGTCGGCGTGACAATTCCAGATCTCGGATGCGGAGCTGTGCCAGTTGCGCATCCAACTGCCGGAGCAACATCTGGCCCTGGCCCACGTGCCACCTCAGTTCATCGATCGACGCCGTCCGAGTCGCCGTCATGCTATCCCGGATCTCCGAGCACCCACTTCCGTGTGCCAGACTGCCGGGCGACCCGCTCGAAAGGACGATCTGGTGACCGAAGCGAAGAACGTGGCAGTGCTCCTGGCCGGTGGGGTGGGCGTGCGGGTCGGGCTCGACGTGCCCAAGCAGCTCATCAAGATCGCCGGCCACCCGATCATGGAGCACACCCTGGGTGTCCTCGACAGGCACCCCGATGTCGACGAGATCATCGTGCTGATGACCCCGGGACACCTCGACGCGGTGCACGCCATGGTCAAGAGCGGCGGTTACCGCAAGGTCACCCAAGTCCTCGAGGGCGCCGACACCCGCAGCGGCACCACCATGAAGGCCTTGGCCGCCATCGAGTCCGACGACGCGAAGGTGCTGCTCCACGACGCCGTCCGTCCCCTGCTGAGCAACCGCATCATCACCGAGTGCTTCGCCGCGCTCGATGACTACGACGCGGTCGACGTGGCGATCCCCTCGGCCGACACGATCATCGAGGTCGACGAGAAGAACACCATCCTCAACGTGCCTCCCCGGGCCAGCCTGCGCCGGGGCCAGACGCCCCAGGCATTCACCTCCTCGGTGATCAAGGAGGCCTACCGTCTGGCTGCCGAGGACCCGAGCTTCGAGGCGACGGACGACTGCTCCGTCGTGCTGCGCTACCTCCCCCAGGTGCCGATCTGGGTGGTCAAGGGCGACGAGCGCAACATGAAGGTCACCGAGCCGATCGATCTCTACCTGGCCGACAAGCTGTTCCAGCTCACCGCCCACGACCTGCCCGAGACCCGCTCCGAGGCCGACTACCGCGAGGCCCTCGCCGGCAGGACGATGGTGGTCTTCGGCGGCAGCTACGGCATCGGGGCCGACATCGCCCAGCTCGCCAAGGAGTACGGCGCCAACGTGGCGACCTTCAGCCGCTCCACCACCGGGACCCATGTCCAGCGACGCGAGGACATCGTCGAGGCGGCGACCACCGTGCTCGAGGAGCACGGATCGATCGACTTCGTCGTGAACACCGCCGGGGTCCTGCCGCGGGGCGCCCTCGTGGACGCGAGTGACGACACGATCTTCTCCGCGACCGACATCAACTACATCGCGCCGATCCTGATCGCCCAGGAGTTCCACCCGCACCTCAGGGCCACCGGCGGCAGCCTCCTCCTGTTCACCTCGAGCTCCTACACCCGCGGGCGCAGCGGCTACAGCCTCTACTCCTCCGCGAAGGCGGCCACGGTCAACCTGACGCAGGCCCTGGCGGACGAGTGGGCGGCGGATGGCATCCGGGTCAACTGCATCAATCCCGAGCGCACCGGCACTCCGATGCGCACGAAGGCCTTCGGCGAGGAGCCTCCGGAGTCCCTGCTGCAGTCGACCGTGGTTGCCCGGGCATCCCTCGACACCTTGCTGTCGGGGGGCACCGGGCACCTGATCGACCTGCGTCGAGCGGACCCGCTCGCGGCGGCCCTGGCCGACCACGAGGACCTCGCCGACGACGAGGCCTGGGACGACACCGACTCCTGAGGTCCCGGGTCTCCCCCGCCGTCTCTCGCGCTACTGGCCGAAGAAGGCTCGGACAACGCGCTTTGCGGCCTTGCCGTCCTGGAAACGGTTGTAGGTCGCGTTGAAGCGGGCGACCTGGTCGGCGTACTCCTCGGTCAGCGCCGGTAGGTCACGCAGCCGGGCAATCACCTGGTCGGCGGTGTCCAGCAGCGGGCCGGGGGCGGAGTCCTCGAAGCTGTAGAGGAAGCCACGGACGTAGGCGGAAAGGTCCGGCACCAGGAACAGCATCGGGCGTCGCGTCAGGGCGAAGTCGAAACGCAGCGAGGAGTAGTCGAGAACTGCCGCGTCAGAGGCCAGGATCAGGTCATTGATCTCCGGGTAGTCGGTGACGTCGAGGAGACGCGCCCTCGAGCCGCTACGCTCTCCGGCCCGGGCGTGGAACCGGTGCCCGCGCATCAGGAAGACGTAGTCGGGGCCGAGCTGCGCGCTGGCCGCTTCGAGGTCGAGGTGCTTGGTCAGCTCGGCGGAGCGCCAGTTGGTGGCTTGGTCGTCACGCCAGGTCGGCGCGTAGAGCACAGCCTTCTGACCGGGTGCGATGCCCAGACGGGCGCGGGTCTCCTCGCGGACACGGTTCGCCCGGTCGGAGACGAGCACGTCGTCCCGGGGGTAGCCCTCGTTGTGGATCGGGCCGTCGTAGCGGTACTCACGCCGGTAGTGCTCATCCATCTCCGGAGCGGGGGTCAGGATGAGGTCCCAGTCGGCCGAGGTGCGGTCGAGCTCCGCGGCGATGCGCCGCGGGGTGTAGTGCTTGGCCTCCCAGAGCACCACGCCCATCGACTTCGCGGGGTAGCCGTGGAAGGTCTGCAGCAGCTCCTGGCCCGGCCGCGGGGAGAACCACCTGTCGAGGTCGATGTTCATCACGAGTCGACGCGAGGAAGCCAGGACCCGGAACCACTCCGCGGAGCTGATCACCACGCGACGGGCTCCCTCGGGAACCCACGAGGACAAGTCTGCGACACCCCACCAGCAGACCAGGTCGGGACGGGTCCGGCGCACTTCGTGGAAGATGGCGAGCTGGCTGTCTGTCGCCGTGGCGCCGGTGTAGGACTGGAAGTAGACCCAATCCTCCTCGATCGGCAGCTCGTCGGAGTTCGCCCAGTCGACCAGGCGCTGCCGGTTGTGCCCGCCGCGGTCCTCGTCGGCCACGGGCGCGGTCAGGAAGACTCCGGCATCCCGCCCGAGACGGATCGACCGGAACCGGAACGACTCGTTGAGCTGCTGGTCGAGGAGACCGTCGATCATCTGGTCCGACAGCAGGACCTTGCCGGTGCGTGCTCGGTTGGGCGGGCCGGCCGACAGCTCGAACCAGTAGCGTCCGACCGGGACCGGGACCGGGCCGAACCCCCACTCGTCCCACGTGGTGGGAAGACGGGCGGTGAGCCTGCCCTTCGTGACCTCGAGCGACTCGGCCTCGATGACGGTGCGCGCGCCACGAAGGGTCAGGCGGAGGTGCTTGGGCGCCGCACCGAGCCACTCCCCGGTCACGGCGATGCTGTCCGTGTCGAGCCGGACGCTCTCGAGGACCAGCACATCGGCGGCCTCGCGCAGCTCGACCGCGCCGTGGACGGAGCGGCCGGGAACGACCTCGCCGCTGCCCGCGCACAGCCAGTGCTGGCCCATCTCCGGCCAGGCAACCATCCGGCGCCCGCCGTCCGCGTCGATGACACGGAAGCGCCACGTCGCGCCACCCGTCGTCTTCGGCAGGACGAGGGTGAACGATTCGTCGGTGACGGGCGCGGTGCACGTGGTGGTGCCAGAGGTG
Coding sequences within:
- the ispD gene encoding 2-C-methyl-D-erythritol 4-phosphate cytidylyltransferase is translated as MTEAKNVAVLLAGGVGVRVGLDVPKQLIKIAGHPIMEHTLGVLDRHPDVDEIIVLMTPGHLDAVHAMVKSGGYRKVTQVLEGADTRSGTTMKALAAIESDDAKVLLHDAVRPLLSNRIITECFAALDDYDAVDVAIPSADTIIEVDEKNTILNVPPRASLRRGQTPQAFTSSVIKEAYRLAAEDPSFEATDDCSVVLRYLPQVPIWVVKGDERNMKVTEPIDLYLADKLFQLTAHDLPETRSEADYREALAGRTMVVFGGSYGIGADIAQLAKEYGANVATFSRSTTGTHVQRREDIVEAATTVLEEHGSIDFVVNTAGVLPRGALVDASDDTIFSATDINYIAPILIAQEFHPHLRATGGSLLLFTSSSYTRGRSGYSLYSSAKAATVNLTQALADEWAADGIRVNCINPERTGTPMRTKAFGEEPPESLLQSTVVARASLDTLLSGGTGHLIDLRRADPLAAALADHEDLADDEAWDDTDS
- a CDS encoding CDP-glycerol glycerophosphotransferase family protein — its product is MSVVLTVSDEETTKIAPAIASLQQQRHGNLDVVVVAWGRSARVLATARRAAASDSRIRVVREPAADLAAARRVGVRRARGTYLAFLVGCDDLPPRGLERLVHSLEQSGSPFVVGMAEAPDTVLAATTAPRDAAHHRGQLGTTLERTPMAITDLGVGNRLFRRDFWKSAALDFDPGPGGESALALAAFAAADKFDLSRHTTYLRSQRRDAALGTLPVLLGTLDAWIKEQRLAWQVVQAMPVEGVADAWLWGVLDTAIQPFIDDVERATDHEWETLCETAELLLDRSGTDVSASLRAESRVRLWLLRERRRELLEEFVAQRWFEKGNRRTRVVSARVLAELPLFGDAEAGVPDDCFEMSEAETPLQAILVGVRWPDPKTAELDLFVRAQYVGMPGTPSISVDLTHPRSSTRVPVEVRQRTDVRANQLMADKYQDYSRGAVTLVVDTAALVDASAPLPGADTSGIDWEFRVTLETQGLRREGRIQHIDDRGSAGMLGTGHLGARSVGSSRVAVVAGGDTRAAVRVQPGLDVRLQQVSVDGRTVRGRLSGERLPVAVEATSGTTTCTAPVTDESFTLVLPKTTGGATWRFRVIDADGGRRMVAWPEMGQHWLCAGSGEVVPGRSVHGAVELREAADVLVLESVRLDTDSIAVTGEWLGAAPKHLRLTLRGARTVIEAESLEVTKGRLTARLPTTWDEWGFGPVPVPVGRYWFELSAGPPNRARTGKVLLSDQMIDGLLDQQLNESFRFRSIRLGRDAGVFLTAPVADEDRGGHNRQRLVDWANSDELPIEEDWVYFQSYTGATATDSQLAIFHEVRRTRPDLVCWWGVADLSSWVPEGARRVVISSAEWFRVLASSRRLVMNIDLDRWFSPRPGQELLQTFHGYPAKSMGVVLWEAKHYTPRRIAAELDRTSADWDLILTPAPEMDEHYRREYRYDGPIHNEGYPRDDVLVSDRANRVREETRARLGIAPGQKAVLYAPTWRDDQATNWRSAELTKHLDLEAASAQLGPDYVFLMRGHRFHARAGERSGSRARLLDVTDYPEINDLILASDAAVLDYSSLRFDFALTRRPMLFLVPDLSAYVRGFLYSFEDSAPGPLLDTADQVIARLRDLPALTEEYADQVARFNATYNRFQDGKAAKRVVRAFFGQ